The following are from one region of the Veillonella nakazawae genome:
- a CDS encoding TrkH family potassium uptake protein, with translation MWKNTSKNQVQQYMQQNPYRLLALSFFATMTIGTILLMLPISHAQGLSTTLVDAAFTAVSCVSVTGLSTVDTYHHWSLFGKIVMVILIQLGGLGIVSFTTIIALVLGRRVGLKNRVLLSEDVGQDGMKGLLHITKKLTIYTFCVEIIGGIIYTIQLYPYIGDAALYTGIMQSISSFCNAGFIFFDNDLPYAMVGDVLFNMNTMALIVIGGFGYLATFDIWSHRKLRRFVDLKLHTKIMLVGTTALILLGTIIFLGVEWANPKTFGPLPIWNKIMASLFQSITPRTAGIATVDYNDLHPITLFITIIFMFIGAGPNSTGGGVKISTIAVAFLASRTLFNNRSDTEVFERRISLITVLKANGIIFLSILFVLFATCYLAWDEPYDFIRLLFEVTSAFGTVGLTTGITPNLSESSKWVLMLVMFTGRVGVMTVIGTWALRTAPTKPISYAEERVLL, from the coding sequence ATGTGGAAAAATACTTCAAAAAATCAAGTTCAGCAATATATGCAACAAAATCCTTATCGCCTATTAGCCCTTAGCTTTTTTGCTACCATGACTATAGGGACGATATTACTCATGTTGCCCATATCACATGCTCAAGGCCTTAGTACAACGCTTGTAGATGCAGCTTTTACCGCAGTATCTTGTGTTTCTGTAACTGGATTGTCAACAGTAGATACCTATCATCATTGGTCCTTGTTTGGCAAAATCGTCATGGTAATCCTTATCCAATTAGGTGGTTTAGGGATTGTTTCCTTTACCACTATTATTGCTCTAGTATTAGGGCGACGGGTAGGTCTGAAAAATCGCGTGCTTTTGTCAGAAGATGTAGGGCAAGATGGCATGAAAGGGCTTCTACACATTACGAAGAAGCTAACCATTTATACCTTTTGTGTCGAAATAATTGGGGGTATTATCTATACCATTCAGCTATATCCCTATATTGGTGATGCTGCTTTATATACGGGGATTATGCAATCTATTTCCAGCTTTTGTAATGCAGGATTTATATTCTTTGATAATGATCTACCTTATGCTATGGTGGGCGATGTATTATTTAATATGAATACAATGGCCCTTATTGTAATAGGTGGTTTTGGGTATCTCGCAACTTTTGATATTTGGTCGCATCGCAAGCTACGACGATTTGTAGATTTAAAACTACATACAAAAATAATGTTAGTTGGTACAACGGCGCTCATCCTTTTAGGGACTATTATTTTCTTGGGGGTTGAGTGGGCGAATCCCAAAACGTTTGGTCCTTTACCTATATGGAACAAGATCATGGCATCTCTGTTTCAATCGATTACACCTCGTACAGCGGGGATTGCAACTGTAGATTATAATGATTTACATCCAATTACACTGTTTATTACCATCATTTTTATGTTTATTGGGGCAGGTCCTAACTCTACAGGGGGCGGTGTTAAGATTAGTACTATTGCCGTCGCTTTTCTAGCATCGCGTACATTATTTAATAACCGTTCTGATACAGAGGTTTTTGAACGTCGTATCTCGTTGATTACTGTACTTAAGGCAAATGGGATAATCTTTTTATCTATCCTTTTTGTTTTATTTGCTACTTGTTATTTGGCTTGGGATGAGCCATATGACTTTATTCGACTGCTTTTTGAGGTAACTTCTGCCTTTGGGACCGTAGGTCTTACAACGGGTATTACACCTAATTTATCTGAAAGTAGTAAATGGGTGTTGATGCTTGTTATGTTTACAGGTCGTGTAGGGGTTATGACTGTTATTGGTACTTGGGCGCTAAGAACGGCACCGACTAAACCAATTAGCTATGCAGAAGAGCGTGTATTGTTATAA
- a CDS encoding potassium channel family protein produces MKHKTIAVIGLGQFGGTVAKMLASMEHEVLGVDIDPEVVQKISPFITHAIVADTTDEEAIKELALSQFDMVIVAIGGNLQANLMTAMLLKELNAPKIVAKAENNIQGKMLHKIGVDQVIYPEYDMALRLVQFLTRDHVMDYLQLSKNISLIEIKVPTFLVGSNLKDSNLREKYNLNAVGIRRGEDLEVPPNPITILGEDDKLLVIGNNSDLDALTV; encoded by the coding sequence ATGAAACATAAAACGATAGCAGTAATAGGTCTTGGTCAATTTGGTGGCACTGTTGCCAAGATGTTAGCTTCCATGGAGCATGAGGTATTAGGTGTAGATATTGATCCAGAAGTTGTACAGAAAATTTCGCCATTTATAACACATGCTATAGTTGCAGATACAACTGATGAAGAGGCAATCAAAGAATTGGCCCTAAGCCAGTTTGATATGGTTATTGTGGCTATAGGTGGAAATCTTCAAGCTAATTTAATGACAGCTATGCTTCTTAAAGAATTAAATGCACCTAAAATTGTGGCCAAGGCTGAAAATAATATACAAGGCAAAATGCTTCATAAAATAGGTGTAGATCAAGTGATTTACCCTGAATACGATATGGCATTACGCCTCGTACAGTTTTTAACTAGAGACCATGTGATGGATTATTTACAACTATCTAAAAATATTAGTCTCATAGAAATTAAGGTGCCAACATTCTTGGTAGGATCTAATTTAAAGGATTCTAATTTGCGTGAGAAATATAATCTTAATGCAGTAGGCATAAGACGCGGTGAAGATTTAGAAGTTCCACCAAACCCAATTACCATTCTCGGTGAAGATGATAAATTATTAGTAATTGGGAATAATTCTGATTTAGATGCATTAACGGTGTAG